The genome window TCGCCTTCTGCCGGGCCGACACGGGTAAAACAATCCCATGCGGCAATTGCCACCTGCATCGCTCGTGGATCGGCATTTCCTACATCTTCAGAAGCGATGGCCAGCAGACGACGCGCAACATAGAGCGGATCGCCGCCCGCCGTAATGATACGGGCATACCAGTAGAGCGCAGCGTCAGGAGCAGAGCCGCGTACTGATTTATGCAACGCTGAAATCAGGTCGTAATAGCGATCGCCTTTATTATCAAAACGCGCTGCGCGTTCGCCGGATACCTCATTTAACAGCTGCGGCGTTAATTCCCGTTTGCCCTGCGCATCGCTTTCGGCCATATCCGCCATCATTTCCAGCGTATTCAGCGCGCGGCGCGCATCGCCATTCACCAGCTCGGCAATCATCCGGCGGGTTGAGTCAGGCAGGACGATATCCTCTTTGCCCAGCCCGCGCTCTTTATCGGTTAGCGCCTGCTGCAATACCGTTTCGATATCCTCTGTCGTCAGGGATTTCAGCAGATAAACGCGCGCGCGCGATAAAAGCGCGGAATTCAACTCAAAGGATGGATTTTCCGTGGTTGCGCCAATAAAGGTAATGGTACCGTCTTCTATATGGGGTAAAAACGCATCCTGTTGGCTTTTATTGAACCGATGCACCTCATCCACAAACAGAATGGTACGCCGCCCTGCCTGACGATTTTGACGTGCGCGTTCAATCGCTTCGCGTATCTCTTTAATGCCGGAGGTAACGGCAGAAATTCGTTCGACGTCGGCATTGCCGTAACGGCCAATCAGCTCAGCCAGCGTGGTTTTTCCGGTGCCGGGCGGGCCCCAAAGGATCATTGAATGGAGATGGCCTGCTTCAATAGCGCGCGTTAGCGGCTTATCCGGGGCCAACAGATGCTGCTGTCCGATATACTGTTGCAGCGTGGTTGGCCGCATACGCGCGGCCAACGGTTGAAACTGCCCGGAAGAAAAATCAAGGGAGAGATTACTCAACTCAACCTCACTGACGTTGATCGTCTACCGTCACCCCTTTCGGTGGCGTAAAAGTAAATTTATCTGCGCTGACCGGCCCATTATTTTGGCTTTTCAGCACGTAGCTGCTGCGCTGTCCATCCTGCTCGATGGCGCTGAACTGATTAATGGTGCCGTTACCAGAAACGTTAATCATAAACTGTTTGAGATTACCGGCGTCTGTTTTCGGCGTCAGTTCAAAATTGTCGCCCTGCTGTTTCACATTATACTGTTTCCAGTCGCTGCTTTGATTACGGGCAATCAGCATAAACGGCGTATTGCTGGTGGCGCTGTTCAGCCAGGTAGCGCTGACCTGCTCCACGAAAGGATTGTAAAACCACAGGGTTTTACCGTCTGAAATAATAACGCTCTCATCCGGCGCGGTCATATGCCAGTTAAACAGGTTGGGACGTTTTACCCACATTTCCCCTTCACCTTCCTGAACATTCGAACCGCTGCTGTCGGTAACCTTCTGGCTAAAGCTGGCGTGGAAGCTGCTGACTTTGTCCAGACGCTGCTGTAATTCACTGGAAGCATCGGCCAGCGCACCGGCGGAGGTCAACGCTGAAAGTAAACCGCAAGCAAGTACTAATTTTTTCATGACTACCGATTCCTTTTTAAGTCGTTATATTCCGCATCAGGCGGCCTTATTACACATTAGACTGACAATTCGCTTCCTGACAGGAGAAAATACTGAAAGCGACGCGGTTAGCCGTTTCTGATGTTTAAATAAACAACGGGCCGGATTTTACCGGCCCGTATAGCGTCTGACAGCACAAACGCTGTTTTATTACATTTCGTGCGGCGGCGGCGCAAGAACTTCACGGTTACCGTTATGCCCAGGCGGAGAGACGATAGCCTGTACCTCCATCTGCTCAATAATACGCGCGGCGCGGTTATAACCGATACGGAACTGACGCTGAACGCCAGAAATCGAAGCACGGCGTTTTTCCACCACAAAGGCTACTGCCTGATCGAACAGCGGATCCAACTCTTCGTCGCCGCCATCCAGGCCCAGGCCGCCACCGTCGCCTTCTTCGCCCGCCGTAATGCTTTCAATATACTGCGGACGACCACGCGCTTTCCAGTCCTGTACCACCGCATGCACTTCCTGGTCGCGTACAAAGGCACCGTGAACACGCACCGGAATCGAGGAGTTTGGCGGCATATAGAGCATATCGCCCATCCCCAGCAGGGATTCCGCACCGCCCTGATCAAGGATCGTACGGGAGTCAATTTTACTGGATACGGTAAAGGCGATACGCGTCGGAATGTTAGCCTTAATCAGGCCGGTAATCACATCTACCGACGGACGCTGCGTAGCAAGCACCAGGTGAATCCCCGCTGCACGCGCTTTCTGAGCCAGACGCGCAATGAGTTCTTCCACTTTTTTGCCTACCGCCATCATCAGGTCGGCGAATTCATCCACCATGACCACGATATAGGGCAGCTTCTCCAGCGTCGGCGGCAGCGTATCCATACTGTCGCCAGGCTTCCAGAATGGATCCGGGATAGGTCGTCCCATCGCTTCCGCCTGCTCGATTTTCTCGTTGTAACCCGCCAGATTTCGTACGCCAAGCGCAGACATTAGTTTATAGCGACGCTCCATCTCGCCAACGCTCCAGCGCAACGCGTTGGCCGCATCTTTCATGTCGGTGACCACTTCCGTTAACAGATGTGGGATACCTTCATAAACCGAGAGCTCCAGCATTTTCGGATCGATCATAATAAAGCGCACCTGCTCCGGCGTCGCTTTATAAAGCATACTGATGATCATCGCGTTTACGCCTACCGATTTACCGGAACCGGTAGTACCGGCCACCAGCAGGTGAGGCATTTTGGCCAGATCGGCCACCACCGGCTGGCCTGCAATATCCTTACCCAACACCACAGAAAGCGGCGAAGGATTATCACGGAAGCTGGCGCAGTCGAGCACTTCGCGCAGATAAACGGTCTGACGATGCTTATTCGGCAGTTCAAGGCCGACATAAGGCTTGCCGGGGATCACCTCCACCACGCGCACTGCGACCGCAGAAAGTGAACGGGCCAGATCGCGTGACAGGTTAGAAATGCGTGCGGCCTTGACGCCCGGGGCTAAATCCAGTTCAAAGCGGGTGATCACCGGCCCTGGCGAAATGCCGACCACTTCGGCTTTTACCCGATAGTCAGCCAGCCGCGCTTCAACCAGGCGGGCAGTCTGTTCCAGCGCAAACATATCTACCGGTTCTTCTTCTGCCGGCGGCGAGGTTAACAGATCCAGCGTCGGCAATGGCGTAGTCGGTTTATAGGTTGGCTGCTCATGACGCATCAGGAAAGGATGAATCAGGCTATCC of Pantoea alhagi contains these proteins:
- a CDS encoding replication-associated recombination protein A, with amino-acid sequence MSNLSLDFSSGQFQPLAARMRPTTLQQYIGQQHLLAPDKPLTRAIEAGHLHSMILWGPPGTGKTTLAELIGRYGNADVERISAVTSGIKEIREAIERARQNRQAGRRTILFVDEVHRFNKSQQDAFLPHIEDGTITFIGATTENPSFELNSALLSRARVYLLKSLTTEDIETVLQQALTDKERGLGKEDIVLPDSTRRMIAELVNGDARRALNTLEMMADMAESDAQGKRELTPQLLNEVSGERAARFDNKGDRYYDLISALHKSVRGSAPDAALYWYARIITAGGDPLYVARRLLAIASEDVGNADPRAMQVAIAAWDCFTRVGPAEGERAIAQAIVYLACAPKSNAVYTAFKAALRDAREKPDFDVPEHLRNAPTKLMKEMGLGKAYRYAHDEPNAYAAGEDYFPAEMAQTRYYQPTSRGLEGKIGEKLAWLAEQDQNSPTKRYR
- the lolA gene encoding outer membrane lipoprotein chaperone LolA; the protein is MKKLVLACGLLSALTSAGALADASSELQQRLDKVSSFHASFSQKVTDSSGSNVQEGEGEMWVKRPNLFNWHMTAPDESVIISDGKTLWFYNPFVEQVSATWLNSATSNTPFMLIARNQSSDWKQYNVKQQGDNFELTPKTDAGNLKQFMINVSGNGTINQFSAIEQDGQRSSYVLKSQNNGPVSADKFTFTPPKGVTVDDQRQ